GTATTTGAGAATGTACCGGGTCTCACCGTTGGTAAGCATCAAAACTTTCTTTTAGAAATTATTGAAGAGTTTACAGCTAGGAAATATGAAGTAGATTATAAAGTTCTTAATGCTGCCAACTATGGAGTACCCCAAGACAGAGCCAGGCTATTTCTCCTAGGATGTCGCCAAGGTCTGCCTCTACCTAAATATCCCCAACCGCTTACCAAAACAGTAAAGTCTAATCAATCAAAATATCTTGTAAATTTCTCTAACTTACCAATCGGTCCTACGGTTTGGGACGCATTATGTGACTTACCGGAAGTAGAGAAATACCCAGAATTGCTCGATATAGATTGGGCGATCGCTGAGTATGGCAAACCGAGTAATTACAGTAGCCAGCTACGTGGGCTTTTCCCGAGAGAAGGCGACTACTCGTATGAGCGCCTATTCGATCCCAGAATCCTGACTTCAAGCCTACGCACAAATCACAGCGTGGAATCTATTGCTAGATTTTCTGCAACAAATCCTGGCGAAATTGAGCCGATTAGTCGCTTTTACAAACTTTCACCTCAAGGCATTTGTAATACCTTAAGGGCTGGAACAGCTAGTAATCGGGGTAGTTTCACGGCTCCTCGACCAATTCATCCACTAAATTCGCGGTGTATTACTGTCCGTGAGGCGGCGCGGCTACACTCTTACCCAGACTGGTTTCGGTTCCATATGACAAAGTGGCATGGTTTCCGGCAAATAGGAAATTCGGTACCACCTCTGTT
This window of the Chroococcidiopsis sp. CCMEE 29 genome carries:
- a CDS encoding DNA cytosine methyltransferase; its protein translation is MNSKQRPIGVDLFAGAGGMSLGFEQAGFDVLAAVEIDPIHCATYEFNFPFWSILCKSVVETTGAEIRSNSAIGSQEIDVVFGGSPCQGFSLIGKRALDEPRNALVFHFLRLVLELTPKYFVFENVPGLTVGKHQNFLLEIIEEFTARKYEVDYKVLNAANYGVPQDRARLFLLGCRQGLPLPKYPQPLTKTVKSNQSKYLVNFSNLPIGPTVWDALCDLPEVEKYPELLDIDWAIAEYGKPSNYSSQLRGLFPREGDYSYERLFDPRILTSSLRTNHSVESIARFSATNPGEIEPISRFYKLSPQGICNTLRAGTASNRGSFTAPRPIHPLNSRCITVREAARLHSYPDWFRFHMTKWHGFRQIGNSVPPLLAKAVATEIVRALGVVAAKPKAKFALGDDNLLQLNMSQAAHLYGVPAHVIEPRTRQTRKSEVAC